The following proteins come from a genomic window of Nitrosopumilus sp.:
- a CDS encoding toprim domain-containing protein translates to MLVSEQEIRELKNFVFQLNSKEKSVVVVEGKRDTDALRKLGYSGRVLEFHKFKGMIDFTDSVAKYQNLIILFDRDRKGRHLTWKTIQLLQRRTNIDLSFKRKLRLITKGKIMFIEQLVCYESFLV, encoded by the coding sequence GTGTTAGTTTCCGAACAAGAAATTAGGGAATTGAAAAATTTTGTTTTTCAATTGAACTCAAAGGAAAAAAGCGTGGTTGTTGTAGAAGGAAAGAGGGACACTGATGCATTGAGAAAGTTAGGATATTCTGGAAGAGTGTTAGAATTTCACAAGTTTAAAGGAATGATAGACTTTACAGACAGCGTTGCAAAATATCAAAACCTCATCATACTTTTTGACAGAGACAGAAAAGGAAGACACCTAACTTGGAAAACAATTCAACTGCTGCAAAGAAGAACAAATATCGATCTGTCTTTTAAAAGAAAACTAAGATTAATTACAAAAGGAAAGATAATGTTTATTGAACAATTAGTTTGTTACGAATCTTTTCTAGTCTAA
- a CDS encoding EMC3/TMCO1 family protein, producing MVEWIDHNAILLLLDSIFLQGDNGGIFGFLGQNRGALGSDDPIVKGLIPTLFGVTGFGIVLNFFNSTVRKKLVDQTKLNRIMKETKAWQKERMDAMRAKDQAKITQLNKKSSYMNKMSMEMMQMNMKPMMITFVPLILIFYLVLPQLFAHTVALSPISLNVFPGDFFHLTCTVSQAMEEGNVCYGHENALYLWAWYFLSSISFSGIIMKVTKTSMGLS from the coding sequence ATGGTTGAATGGATAGATCATAATGCCATATTGTTATTACTAGATTCTATTTTCTTGCAAGGGGATAATGGCGGAATTTTTGGGTTTCTTGGACAAAATAGAGGTGCACTGGGCAGCGATGATCCAATTGTGAAGGGTCTAATTCCAACATTATTTGGCGTTACAGGGTTTGGAATTGTACTGAATTTTTTTAATTCCACCGTCAGGAAAAAATTAGTTGATCAGACAAAGCTGAATCGCATAATGAAGGAAACGAAAGCTTGGCAAAAAGAGAGAATGGATGCAATGAGGGCAAAAGATCAGGCCAAAATTACTCAACTGAACAAAAAATCATCTTACATGAACAAGATGTCCATGGAGATGATGCAGATGAACATGAAGCCAATGATGATTACGTTTGTGCCATTAATCTTGATTTTCTATCTTGTACTGCCACAGCTATTTGCACACACAGTTGCATTGTCCCCCATTTCACTGAATGTTTTTCCGGGAGATTTCTTTCATCTCACATGCACTGTATCGCAAGCAATGGAGGAAGGCAATGTATGCTATGGTCATGAAAATGCATTATATCTCTGGGCATGGTATTTTCTCTCATCCATTTCATTTAGCGGAATTATAATGAAAGTGACTAAAACCTCGATGGGATTGTCTTAG
- the arsM gene encoding arsenite methyltransferase, with protein MKNSIKDDIKKRYSKIVMSGNDDCCCMPGECKKGDSPIDATKLIGYDQEELESIPQEAILGVGCGAPINHAGLKEGEIVVDLGSGAGIDIFLASKKVLDSGKAIGIDMTDQMLEKARENALRGNYSNVEFKKGDIEENIPLDHNSVDAVISNCVINLTTNKTNAFKEIFRILKSNGRMVISDLITNVELHPEEINSDQWCECIDGALTKENYLSCMKQAGFEKIEILEERKYMDGEKINGREISSLVVRAIK; from the coding sequence ATGAAAAATTCAATTAAAGATGATATCAAAAAAAGGTATTCCAAGATAGTAATGTCTGGAAATGATGACTGTTGTTGTATGCCAGGAGAATGTAAAAAGGGAGATTCTCCAATTGATGCGACAAAGCTGATAGGATATGATCAAGAAGAACTTGAATCAATCCCTCAAGAAGCAATTTTGGGTGTTGGATGCGGAGCACCAATAAACCATGCTGGCCTGAAGGAAGGCGAAATTGTAGTAGACTTGGGTTCAGGTGCAGGGATTGACATCTTTTTGGCTTCAAAAAAAGTGCTAGATTCAGGAAAGGCAATCGGAATTGACATGACAGACCAAATGTTAGAAAAAGCTAGAGAAAATGCATTAAGAGGGAATTATTCCAATGTCGAGTTTAAGAAAGGAGACATTGAAGAAAACATCCCACTGGATCACAATTCTGTAGATGCAGTGATCAGTAATTGTGTTATTAATCTAACAACAAACAAAACAAATGCATTCAAAGAAATCTTTCGAATTTTAAAGAGTAATGGAAGAATGGTGATTTCTGACTTGATTACTAATGTGGAACTACACCCAGAAGAAATCAATTCGGATCAATGGTGTGAATGTATTGATGGTGCGCTAACAAAAGAAAACTATCTTTCGTGTATGAAACAAGCAGGATTTGAAAAAATCGAAATCCTAGAAGAAAGAAAATACATGGATGGAGAAAAAATCAATGGAAGAGAAATATCTAGTCTTGTGGTTAGGGCAATAAAGTGA
- a CDS encoding nucleotidyltransferase domain-containing protein yields MPIQNKNLKQFMDNLVSQLVKKYQNEIVSFVLFGSATTGEWIRGKSDIDCIVIIKDKKLCKEIERYLDQLLLELDAKYDLKLSETCTTYKKTDNPALDLIFKTENKMMFGQPFYVVASDQLDLKGFKIRKDLKIEIGTRTIASLGLFLQRIKNTGIILYGKDIRKDIPNTVPTIEKVKASFNAMLLLMMSFVIFPFSPKSAFSHAVKANFWACDDVLFALDKPLSTTKEEVREICSIFNKSEIDVNHLLTSLEYKKTKDNMKMNKGFVIRYMLKSTKFVYGLYAVTLKKLFKRR; encoded by the coding sequence TTGCCAATTCAAAACAAGAATCTAAAGCAATTCATGGACAATCTGGTATCTCAGCTAGTCAAGAAATATCAAAACGAGATAGTTTCTTTCGTACTGTTTGGCTCTGCAACCACGGGGGAATGGATACGTGGAAAATCAGACATTGATTGTATAGTAATAATCAAAGACAAGAAACTCTGTAAAGAAATTGAGAGATACTTGGATCAACTTTTACTTGAGCTTGATGCAAAATATGACTTGAAACTATCTGAGACATGCACTACGTACAAAAAAACTGACAACCCCGCACTGGATCTAATCTTTAAGACTGAAAACAAGATGATGTTTGGACAGCCATTTTACGTGGTAGCATCTGATCAATTAGACCTGAAGGGGTTCAAGATACGAAAAGACCTTAAAATAGAGATCGGTACAAGAACCATAGCATCCCTTGGGTTATTCCTACAGAGAATAAAAAACACGGGCATCATTTTGTATGGCAAGGACATTCGAAAAGATATTCCAAATACAGTCCCTACAATTGAGAAGGTAAAAGCATCATTTAACGCAATGTTGCTTCTTATGATGAGTTTTGTAATATTTCCATTCAGTCCAAAGTCGGCATTCTCTCATGCAGTAAAGGCTAACTTTTGGGCTTGTGATGATGTCTTATTTGCATTGGATAAACCTCTTTCCACAACAAAAGAAGAAGTAAGAGAAATCTGTTCTATTTTTAATAAATCTGAGATTGATGTAAATCATTTGTTAACATCCCTAGAATACAAAAAAACCAAAGACAATATGAAAATGAATAAAGGATTTGTTATTAGATACATGTTAAAAAGTACAAAATTTGTTTATGGGTTATATGCGGTTACTCTAAAGAAACTATTCAAACGGCGTTGA
- a CDS encoding arsenate reductase ArsC, which translates to MGLFKKPKSKTKILFACVENSGRSQMAEAFFNKYAPEKYEAISGGTEPKGYVNPLAIQAMNEVGIDMSTHRAKGISEDMIRTSTKAVNMGCMNKEVCPTAMIPKMLEWNIEDPKDKPIEKVREIRDQIEQKIKELISDLD; encoded by the coding sequence ATGGGATTGTTTAAAAAACCAAAATCTAAAACAAAGATTCTGTTTGCATGTGTTGAAAATTCTGGCAGAAGTCAAATGGCTGAAGCGTTTTTTAATAAATACGCCCCAGAAAAATACGAAGCAATCAGCGGAGGAACTGAACCAAAAGGATACGTCAATCCACTCGCAATTCAAGCAATGAACGAAGTAGGAATTGACATGTCGACACACAGAGCAAAGGGAATATCAGAAGACATGATAAGAACCAGCACAAAGGCAGTAAACATGGGATGTATGAATAAAGAAGTTTGTCCCACCGCAATGATTCCAAAAATGTTAGAATGGAACATCGAAGATCCTAAAGACAAACCAATTGAAAAGGTTAGAGAAATTCGTGATCAAATAGAACAGAAAATAAAAGAACTAATTTCAGATCTGGATTAA
- a CDS encoding bifunctional nuclease domain-containing protein — MKIDEIDTDYETVKVDQIGITDSQTGAVLLKDEKVEFVMSGFSSEVARIISDFVEGKRDDPPTIYRLVEQICEENELLLVKVKIYESGGIFRANLYFTGKKDMVFRNFRASDAIALATYYNIPILVRKSMLRKIEKSEIEKN, encoded by the coding sequence ATGAAAATTGATGAAATCGACACAGATTATGAGACTGTCAAAGTAGACCAAATTGGAATCACTGATTCACAAACAGGTGCAGTATTACTCAAAGACGAAAAAGTCGAATTTGTAATGTCTGGTTTTTCATCAGAGGTTGCAAGAATAATCTCCGATTTTGTTGAGGGAAAACGTGATGATCCCCCAACAATTTATCGACTAGTTGAGCAAATTTGTGAGGAAAATGAACTCCTTCTCGTCAAAGTCAAAATTTATGAAAGCGGCGGAATATTTAGAGCGAATCTGTATTTTACTGGAAAAAAAGATATGGTGTTTAGAAATTTTAGAGCATCAGACGCCATAGCGTTGGCAACTTATTACAACATCCCAATTCTTGTAAGAAAGTCTATGCTGAGAAAAATTGAAAAAAGTGAAATTGAAAAAAACTGA
- a CDS encoding ATP cone domain-containing protein, whose product MYKADGRRVQFNEHKILSTCIRAGASKQTAKQILKKVKSEVYRDMTSNDIYKIVLRVISEEKDLKALHQRYQLKDALMRMGSAGFAFENYIASILEFYDYQVIRIRSKIRGKCAMHEIDLIGMKDNKEFLIECKYHSLRGVYTGLKESLYTHARFLDLQPKFAGEIIFCNTQVSNHAKKYAKCIGQQIFSWRYPAANSLEKIIEKHNLYPITILNLTENELRIFSDCNMMIAKDLLRYNETKIARMTGISKKRISNMQKLVEQIFYPT is encoded by the coding sequence ATTTACAAAGCAGATGGAAGACGAGTTCAATTCAATGAACATAAGATACTTAGTACATGTATTAGAGCAGGAGCAAGTAAACAAACTGCAAAACAGATTTTAAAAAAAGTCAAATCTGAAGTTTATAGAGATATGACTTCAAATGATATTTACAAAATAGTTCTTCGAGTTATTTCTGAAGAAAAAGATCTCAAAGCATTACACCAAAGATACCAACTAAAGGATGCCCTAATGAGAATGGGTTCTGCAGGATTTGCATTTGAAAATTATATTGCATCGATATTGGAATTTTATGATTATCAGGTAATACGTATACGATCAAAAATCCGTGGAAAGTGTGCAATGCATGAAATTGATCTTATTGGAATGAAAGACAACAAAGAATTTTTGATTGAATGCAAATATCATTCGCTTCGTGGAGTGTACACTGGATTAAAAGAATCATTGTACACTCATGCAAGATTTCTTGACCTGCAGCCAAAATTCGCAGGAGAAATTATTTTTTGTAACACCCAAGTCTCAAATCATGCAAAAAAATATGCCAAATGTATTGGACAGCAAATATTCTCTTGGAGATATCCTGCAGCAAACAGTTTGGAAAAAATTATTGAAAAACATAATCTTTACCCAATCACAATTCTTAATTTAACTGAAAACGAATTACGGATATTCTCAGATTGCAACATGATGATTGCAAAAGATCTTCTAAGATATAATGAGACAAAGATAGCAAGAATGACTGGAATTTCTAAAAAGAGAATAAGCAATATGCAAAAATTAGTTGAACAAATATTCTATCCGACATAG
- a CDS encoding ATP-binding protein has product MKAKIIIGSLIVIQILAIMFTTQFLSLSNQPYDTVAFVPQGLSQTPTNDFSQNEKFEFKPDYEESFVISDVNFLLINSLSSLVMILGVVKLLKNENNKKIKTEKLAIIGELSSRIAHDMRNPLSVIQMTLENFKSQYPLSKEQEKQFEKINRSIFRITHQIDDIWDFVKSPTTEKKNCSLAYLLQESLRRINIPASIKIRLPPDDCEILCDDEKTIVVFVNIFINAIQAFENDGNIWVSFDSNKNWITVKIEDDGVGIDPKILDRIFEPLITTKQTGTGLGLSCCKSIMESQGGLIKASNRPKKGSVFTIHFSK; this is encoded by the coding sequence ATGAAAGCTAAAATCATCATCGGGTCATTAATTGTAATCCAAATTTTGGCAATAATGTTCACGACTCAGTTCTTGAGTCTATCAAATCAACCATATGACACAGTTGCATTTGTACCGCAAGGACTATCTCAAACCCCGACAAATGATTTTTCACAAAATGAAAAATTTGAGTTCAAACCTGATTATGAAGAGTCATTTGTGATTTCAGATGTCAATTTTCTGCTAATCAATTCGCTGTCCAGTCTTGTCATGATATTGGGTGTTGTAAAATTGCTAAAAAATGAAAATAACAAAAAGATTAAAACTGAAAAATTAGCAATTATTGGAGAACTATCCTCAAGAATTGCACATGATATGCGGAATCCGCTGTCCGTCATTCAAATGACCTTGGAAAATTTCAAAAGCCAGTATCCGCTAAGCAAAGAACAAGAAAAGCAATTTGAAAAAATTAATCGCTCAATTTTTAGAATTACCCATCAAATAGATGACATATGGGATTTTGTAAAATCACCCACTACAGAAAAGAAGAATTGTTCATTGGCATATCTCTTGCAAGAAAGTCTAAGGAGAATAAACATTCCTGCAAGCATTAAGATTCGGTTACCTCCAGATGACTGTGAAATATTGTGTGATGATGAAAAAACCATTGTGGTATTTGTCAATATTTTTATCAATGCAATTCAGGCATTTGAAAATGATGGAAACATATGGGTTTCATTTGATTCAAACAAAAATTGGATTACAGTTAAAATTGAAGATGATGGAGTTGGAATTGATCCCAAAATTTTAGATAGAATCTTTGAACCATTAATTACAACAAAGCAGACTGGAACAGGTTTGGGATTGTCTTGTTGTAAAAGCATAATGGAAAGTCAAGGAGGCCTGATCAAAGCATCAAATAGACCAAAAAAAGGAAGTGTATTCACTATTCATTTTTCTAAATAA
- a CDS encoding DUF1059 domain-containing protein, which produces MTKLRCGDYGFECDFVSEGELEKVLSEFGKHTEDEHGIDYSKEALMQLILRKTR; this is translated from the coding sequence ATGACAAAGTTAAGATGTGGAGATTATGGGTTTGAGTGCGATTTTGTCTCAGAAGGAGAACTAGAGAAGGTATTATCTGAGTTTGGAAAACATACTGAAGACGAACATGGAATAGATTATTCAAAAGAAGCACTAATGCAGTTAATCCTGAGAAAAACTCGTTGA
- a CDS encoding response regulator transcription factor has product MNPTVILIDDYKDITEVISEYLGFHSINVLATGRNGKQCAELYKEHLPDVVVSDFLMPKYDGLYGLEQIRKINPDAKVIMMTGSIDDNLHDKLRSAGASVILPKPTPLNTLIETIKRVASDNIVQSSNQIGN; this is encoded by the coding sequence ATGAATCCTACAGTAATCCTAATTGATGATTATAAGGATATTACAGAAGTGATTTCAGAATACCTTGGATTTCACTCAATCAATGTTTTAGCTACAGGACGAAATGGAAAACAATGTGCGGAATTGTACAAAGAGCACCTGCCAGATGTCGTAGTATCAGATTTTTTGATGCCAAAATATGATGGATTGTACGGACTTGAGCAGATCCGCAAGATTAACCCTGATGCCAAAGTAATCATGATGACTGGTAGCATAGATGATAATCTGCATGACAAACTAAGATCTGCGGGAGCTTCTGTAATTTTGCCAAAACCAACTCCCTTAAACACATTGATTGAAACGATAAAAAGAGTAGCATCAGACAATATCGTTCAATCTAGTAATCAGATTGGCAATTAA
- a CDS encoding type 1 glutamine amidotransferase: MSDVLLVQNTRIEGSGYLGELLKEDGFEITSVNAKHERLPEKKFSLAVILGAPESANDDLVYLKAEQKLIKDYVQENIPVLGICLGSQLIAKTFGAKVYSGPKKEIGFYNDLKISNDSPLFSGFTNPFTVFHWHGDTFDLPEGAIRLASSENYLNQAFQYKSAIGLQFHLEVNEEMVNLWLDNAEEKLQKISYIDPQKIRSDIVENISTVKSNMNNFYNNFKSSFAL, from the coding sequence GTGTCTGATGTTTTACTTGTACAGAATACTAGGATTGAAGGCTCTGGATATCTTGGTGAACTCCTTAAAGAAGATGGGTTTGAAATCACCTCTGTTAATGCCAAACACGAACGACTACCTGAAAAAAAATTCTCTCTAGCAGTAATTTTAGGTGCGCCTGAAAGCGCAAATGATGACTTGGTATATCTTAAGGCTGAACAGAAACTAATCAAAGACTACGTTCAAGAAAACATTCCTGTATTGGGGATATGCTTGGGTTCCCAATTAATTGCAAAAACTTTTGGTGCCAAAGTATACTCTGGGCCTAAAAAAGAAATTGGATTTTACAATGACTTGAAAATATCTAATGATTCTCCATTATTTTCAGGCTTTACAAATCCATTCACTGTATTTCATTGGCATGGTGATACATTCGATTTACCTGAAGGTGCAATCAGATTAGCCTCATCTGAAAATTATCTCAATCAGGCATTTCAATACAAAAGCGCAATTGGGTTGCAATTTCATTTGGAAGTAAATGAGGAGATGGTGAATTTGTGGCTTGACAATGCTGAGGAAAAACTTCAAAAAATTTCATATATTGATCCACAAAAAATTCGATCAGATATTGTTGAAAATATTTCGACTGTAAAATCAAATATGAATAATTTTTACAACAATTTCAAATCGTCATTTGCCCTTTGA
- a CDS encoding 3-hydroxypropionate--CoA ligase — protein MTAVKKIFEDTILTDHKVITEESSKSILKSYGVKVPPYALATSANDAVKQAKKIGFPLVMKVVSPQILHKTDVGGVKVGIDNVNDVKKTFNDMYGRLSKKKGVEVKGILLEKMVPKGVELIVGIQNDPQFGPMIMAGLGGVMTEVFKDVAFRMLPISTSDAKSMLNELKGSKLLKGFRGSEPVDLNMVAKMLVQIGKLGVENADYINSIDFNPVVVYPKSHFVVDAKIILNNELRKNSISKAKPNITSMESFFTPKSVALVGASATPGKIGNSVLDALGKQDYKGKVFPINPKQESILGIKCYPSLDAITETVDLVVVCIDLAECGPIMKICAKKGIHNVVIVSGGGKELGGDRAAMEAEVKELSIKHKIRVIGPNCIGMFNAANRLDCAFQGQERMVRSKLGHVAFFSQSGTMGISMLESADVFGLSKMISFGNRSDVDEADMIWYAANDPQTKVIGLYVEGFGDGRKFINTAKRVMKEKKKPIVIWKSGRTAAGAKQAASHTGSLGGSNAMIMGAFKQAGIISVDSYQELVGVLKALAWQPPAKGNRVAMTSNGAGPMIGGIDQLERLGLTIGKLSPALLKKMKERFPPTVPIHNGNPADVGGGATADDYKFVIQQFLDEKNIDIAMPWFVFQDDPLEETIVEHLAELSNKKIKPILAGGNGGPYTEKMIKLIEKHNVPVYQDLRTWVAAASALAKWGKVLGK, from the coding sequence ATGACTGCGGTTAAGAAAATTTTCGAAGACACCATTCTAACTGATCATAAAGTCATCACTGAAGAATCATCCAAATCTATCCTCAAAAGTTATGGAGTTAAAGTTCCCCCTTATGCACTTGCTACTTCTGCAAATGATGCAGTAAAACAGGCAAAGAAGATTGGTTTTCCACTTGTAATGAAAGTTGTATCTCCACAAATTTTGCACAAGACTGATGTTGGTGGAGTTAAAGTCGGAATTGACAATGTCAATGATGTAAAAAAGACGTTCAATGACATGTATGGTCGTCTTTCTAAAAAGAAAGGTGTTGAAGTTAAAGGAATTCTTTTGGAAAAAATGGTTCCAAAAGGTGTTGAACTAATTGTAGGTATTCAAAACGATCCACAGTTTGGCCCAATGATTATGGCTGGATTAGGAGGAGTGATGACTGAGGTCTTCAAAGATGTTGCATTCAGAATGCTGCCTATTTCAACTTCGGATGCTAAATCCATGTTGAATGAACTCAAAGGTTCCAAACTTCTCAAAGGTTTCAGAGGAAGCGAACCTGTTGATCTTAACATGGTTGCAAAAATGTTAGTTCAGATTGGAAAATTAGGCGTAGAAAATGCAGATTACATTAACAGCATTGATTTTAACCCTGTGGTTGTTTATCCAAAATCACATTTTGTAGTTGACGCAAAAATTATTCTGAATAATGAATTAAGAAAGAATTCAATCTCTAAAGCAAAACCAAACATTACCTCAATGGAATCCTTCTTTACTCCAAAATCTGTTGCACTAGTTGGCGCATCTGCTACTCCCGGAAAGATTGGTAATTCTGTTTTAGATGCCCTTGGAAAACAAGATTACAAAGGCAAGGTATTTCCAATTAATCCTAAACAAGAATCAATTCTTGGAATCAAATGTTATCCTTCACTAGATGCAATTACAGAAACAGTTGATCTGGTTGTTGTCTGCATTGATCTTGCAGAATGTGGACCGATAATGAAAATTTGTGCTAAAAAAGGAATTCATAATGTTGTCATAGTTTCTGGTGGCGGTAAAGAGCTTGGTGGTGACAGAGCAGCAATGGAAGCTGAAGTTAAAGAACTGTCTATTAAACATAAGATTCGTGTAATCGGTCCTAATTGTATTGGAATGTTCAATGCGGCAAATAGACTTGACTGTGCATTCCAAGGACAAGAGAGAATGGTCCGTTCAAAATTGGGACATGTTGCATTTTTCTCACAAAGTGGAACTATGGGAATTAGCATGTTGGAGAGTGCTGATGTATTTGGTTTATCAAAAATGATCAGTTTTGGCAATCGTTCTGATGTTGATGAAGCAGACATGATATGGTATGCTGCAAATGATCCTCAAACCAAAGTAATTGGCCTATACGTTGAAGGCTTTGGTGATGGCAGAAAGTTCATCAATACTGCAAAACGTGTCATGAAAGAAAAGAAAAAGCCCATTGTTATTTGGAAGAGTGGCAGAACTGCTGCAGGTGCAAAGCAAGCTGCATCGCACACTGGTTCCCTTGGTGGTTCAAATGCAATGATTATGGGTGCATTCAAACAAGCAGGAATCATTTCAGTTGATAGTTATCAAGAACTAGTTGGAGTCTTAAAGGCACTAGCATGGCAACCACCTGCAAAAGGTAATCGTGTTGCTATGACTAGCAATGGTGCTGGTCCAATGATTGGCGGAATTGATCAATTAGAAAGATTAGGTCTTACTATTGGAAAGTTATCCCCAGCGCTTCTCAAAAAAATGAAGGAACGTTTCCCCCCAACTGTTCCCATTCATAATGGAAATCCTGCCGATGTGGGTGGCGGTGCAACTGCAGATGATTACAAATTTGTCATCCAGCAATTCCTTGACGAAAAGAATATTGATATTGCAATGCCTTGGTTTGTTTTCCAAGATGATCCCCTTGAGGAAACAATAGTTGAACATCTAGCTGAATTATCAAACAAAAAAATAAAACCCATTCTTGCTGGCGGCAATGGTGGCCCATATACTGAAAAAATGATCAAATTAATTGAGAAACACAATGTCCCAGTTTACCAAGATCTTCGAACCTGGGTTGCAGCTGCCTCTGCATTAGCTAAATGGGGCAAAGTACTCGGAAAATAG
- a CDS encoding isochorismatase family cysteine hydrolase, whose translation MNDVLTVPEWHEEVNLHSKITLVVVDMQKLFLTDKKSPWMDKKLLSIIPNIKKLIEILGEQNVIFTRFMPPKNWQDEHGSWQAYYKMNQKVTTRILGTGALDIIDDFLPYVANASVASRKKSASAFMAGNFHSKIKKQSVQILIFTGIETDYCVLSSVLDAIHLGYFVIVVMDACASSKKQGQKHAQGIFERFPEQLWITSTDDLIKHFQNHIKN comes from the coding sequence ATGAATGATGTTTTAACTGTACCTGAATGGCATGAAGAAGTAAACCTTCATTCAAAAATAACATTGGTTGTGGTAGACATGCAAAAACTGTTCTTGACTGATAAAAAATCTCCCTGGATGGATAAAAAATTACTCTCTATAATTCCAAACATAAAAAAATTAATCGAAATACTTGGAGAACAAAATGTGATATTCACTCGCTTTATGCCTCCTAAGAATTGGCAAGATGAACACGGTTCTTGGCAAGCATACTATAAAATGAATCAAAAAGTCACTACACGCATTCTGGGAACTGGTGCATTGGATATAATTGATGATTTTCTTCCATATGTCGCAAATGCATCTGTTGCAAGTAGAAAAAAATCAGCATCCGCATTCATGGCAGGCAATTTTCACTCCAAAATAAAAAAACAATCTGTACAAATTCTGATTTTCACAGGTATTGAAACGGATTATTGTGTGCTTTCAAGCGTACTGGATGCCATTCATTTGGGATACTTTGTGATTGTCGTGATGGATGCATGTGCAAGCAGCAAAAAACAAGGTCAAAAACATGCACAAGGAATATTTGAGCGATTCCCAGAACAGCTTTGGATAACTTCTACAGATGATTTGATAAAGCATTTTCAGAATCACATCAAAAATTAG
- a CDS encoding helix-turn-helix domain-containing protein, whose product METKGKKLPVLQNKCEFAGYDASKLLKETSTIRNLITKRATLEILFPLCCTTQPIRHKQFKESLKGISSKTLSTRLAELVSEGILKRETFAEIPPRVEYRLTKKGQELIESITDLLQWMQKWSKSK is encoded by the coding sequence ATGGAAACTAAAGGAAAAAAACTGCCCGTACTTCAAAATAAATGTGAATTTGCAGGGTACGATGCATCAAAATTACTAAAAGAGACGTCTACAATTAGAAATTTAATTACAAAAAGAGCAACACTCGAGATTCTATTTCCATTATGTTGCACAACACAACCAATAAGGCACAAGCAGTTCAAAGAATCCCTTAAGGGAATCAGCAGTAAGACATTATCCACAAGACTGGCTGAATTAGTTTCTGAAGGCATATTGAAAAGAGAAACATTTGCGGAGATTCCACCACGTGTAGAATACAGATTGACCAAAAAAGGTCAAGAACTAATTGAGTCTATAACTGATCTTTTACAATGGATGCAAAAATGGTCCAAATCAAAATAA